A genomic stretch from Ureibacillus composti includes:
- a CDS encoding TolC family protein: protein MKKALITFGAVGLLVSGAYTSTNAYAAEGVNVVTESQEQAVQEDLMNLTLEKVVNRALTDNSNLQILSYRLDILDKQKNGAENSLDDIEDEIDDLDGVSIPGVKGSYYDARDQLLDQLEQLELQKPISEIQMASTKEGVQTLVTSRYVQLLALQDQIELSKQSLEWLEEDLKVLKLKNEVGLVSKTEVRDLEREMESLASKINDTQSTYEIELLKLLVDLNIPYSENITLADIENIEVAQVEKPAEIKTLIDNSYTMKTATKNVEVAELNLKQNWYSGTYGRQQYQIQVDIAKEQVTQSEKELTNSINSLYDQADTIYESYQDVQRELSYLEEDQNRLRIQYEIGLISKVDYEKINRSVEQKEAQLEQLKYNYFMVQKQIEAAQRGYIS from the coding sequence ACCAATGCCTATGCAGCAGAAGGTGTAAATGTTGTAACTGAAAGCCAAGAGCAAGCAGTACAAGAAGATTTAATGAACTTAACGTTAGAAAAAGTGGTTAATCGAGCACTAACTGATAATAGCAATCTACAAATTTTATCGTACCGATTAGATATACTAGATAAACAAAAAAATGGTGCTGAAAATAGCCTAGATGATATCGAAGATGAGATTGATGATTTAGATGGAGTAAGTATTCCAGGCGTTAAAGGTAGTTATTATGATGCTCGAGACCAATTGTTAGATCAACTAGAACAATTAGAATTACAAAAACCAATTTCGGAGATACAAATGGCCTCAACAAAAGAAGGGGTTCAAACACTTGTTACATCTCGTTATGTTCAATTATTAGCATTACAAGATCAGATTGAATTAAGTAAACAATCGTTAGAATGGTTAGAAGAAGATCTAAAAGTTCTAAAATTAAAAAACGAAGTTGGATTGGTTTCAAAAACGGAAGTACGTGACCTAGAAAGAGAAATGGAATCACTAGCAAGTAAAATTAATGATACACAATCTACATATGAGATTGAATTATTAAAATTACTAGTGGATTTAAACATTCCTTATTCTGAAAATATCACGTTAGCGGATATTGAAAATATTGAAGTGGCACAAGTTGAAAAACCAGCAGAAATCAAAACTCTAATTGATAATTCTTACACGATGAAAACTGCGACTAAAAATGTTGAAGTGGCAGAACTGAACCTAAAACAAAATTGGTACAGTGGAACATACGGTAGACAACAATATCAAATTCAAGTGGATATTGCGAAAGAACAAGTTACTCAAAGTGAAAAAGAATTAACGAACAGTATCAATTCTTTATACGACCAAGCTGATACAATCTATGAATCTTACCAAGATGTACAGCGAGAACTATCTTATTTAGAAGAAGATCAAAATCGCCTTCGTATCCAATATGAAATAGGTTTAATTTCTAAAGTGGATTACGAAAAGATTAATCGTAGCGTTGAACAAAAAGAAGCACAACTAGAGCAGTTAAAATATAACTACTTTATGGTTCAAAAACAAATCGAAGCAGCACAACGCGGATATATTTCATAG